In Sparus aurata chromosome 2, fSpaAur1.1, whole genome shotgun sequence, a single genomic region encodes these proteins:
- the LOC115571608 gene encoding odorant receptor 131-2-like, giving the protein MEDNSSWVGGEVRHINDRVISVQVLVMMFLGINFLLILTFFKMSFYTIARYILFAVTLLSDSLILLISNTLYLLAYFNFTIQVWLCICISIVLILYSMVTPVTLTAMTLERYVAICMPLRHAELCSQRIHVNCILIIHGLSSLPCIAVFSSFFASASLSFYKQHKICSPQMYILHRWQGHIRSTVQQFYFLIMVIIIAFCYVKIMKVAKMASGDNEKLTWKGLRTVILHGFQLLLCLIQLWTPFIENYVFQINLSLFVNVRFFNYVLFYLTPKCLSPLIYGLRDDHFFHALKKYAFFDSYKTNILQGLVL; this is encoded by the coding sequence ATGGAGGACAACAGCTCATGGGTTGGTGGTGAGGTGAGACACATCAATGATCGGGTGATTTCTGTGCAGGTCCTGGTCATGATGTTTCTTGGCATCAATTTTTTGCTCATCCTAACCTTTTTCAAGATGTCCTTCTACACAATTGCACGCTACATCTTATTTGCTGTTACACTACTGTCTGATAGCTTGATATTACTCATATCTAATACTCTGTACCTCTTGGCCTATTTTAATTTTACTATACAAGTTTGGTTATGTATCTGTATTTCTATAGTGCTGATTCTGTATTCAATGGTCACACCAGTTACTCTGACAGCAATGACCTTGGAGCGATATGTTGCCATTTGCATGCCTCTGCGCCATGCAGAGCTGTGCTCCCAACGCATCCATGTGAATTGCATCCTCATCATTCACGGCCTCAGCTCTTTACCCTGCattgctgttttttcctctttctttgcaTCAGCCTCTCTGAGCTTCTACAAACAACACAAGATATGCTCTCCGCAGATGTACATTTTGCACAGATGGCAGGGTCATATCAGGTCAACTGTACAACAGTTTTACTTCTTGATCATGGTTATCATCATTGCATTCTGTTATGTTAAAATAATGAAAGTGGCCAAAATGGCATCCGGAGACAATGAAAAGTTAACATGGAAAGGTCTCAGAACAGTAATTCTTCATGgtttccagctgctgctctgtctcatCCAGCTATGGACCCCATTCATAGAGAATTATGTATTTCAGATTAATTTAAGTTTATTTGTCAATGTAAGGTTCTTTAACTATGTATTGTTTTATCTTACTCCAAAATGTCTGAGTCCTCTGATATATGGGCTCAGGGATGatcatttttttcatgcattGAAAAAGTATGCATTCTTTGACTCGTATAAAACCAATATTTTGCAAG